The window ttataaaataaaaaaatgcaatgaaaATGCTTTTTTCCTTACTTACTCTAAGAATATGATCCAAATTAACCAATGTAATTATGAATTGACTATGGTGGACATTTGAAAAATGGATTGCAAGGTAGATGTTGAATTAGGTAACTCTCCATTAACATGATTACTTTCTActcatgattttaatttttaatttttttggcacATATAATTAGTCACTTAATCAACGAATATCGATGGAGTTGATCaagtataaaaatttaatcaattaactagtttatgtttatttgatagtgtggtaatttttattttttaaaatactttttaaatctttttgttCGAAAAAGTATCAATTgatgttttcaaaatattttttaatgtgttgatattaaaaattaaaaaaatctcaaaaaaaattattttaatatatttttaattaaaaaaataatttttaaaaaacaatttgtatcacgttaccaaatatatatatatgtttaggtttctatttttataacaaCTTGACGATGATGATAACAATTGCtactatgttttatatattaatttttttttattaaaacaatattattttggtattttaaaaaactaaatcaatatagttttaagtgttttttaaaaatgaaaacttgGGTTCAACTCACCGACTCATAAGCTAACCattttaatgacattacttgTTTACTTTTACTAGCCTTAAACCCTCAGCCTGGAACTATCCTGCAAATAGAATAAGTTAAATAACACAGCAGCAGAAATAGATTGCACCCATTGCAGCTTCactgataaaaaaatctcttcgTCGTCAACGAAACGGGACAGCTCAGAATCCATCAAGCATCAATGCAAATGGTGGAATAGCTTGGCACACAAttttgagaaaaagattcaCTTTATGATCATTCTGAACGCTTTGTACAAGAACCCATCTGTGGTAATTTGTTACAGGAAGGTGACGAAACGATTATAGGAATCATCATAAGCTAACAGAAACTAAGGCAACACACAGAAGACCCTTTGTGACATTTTTTACAAGAAGGGCAACTTGGAAGCTATTGTACTAAGCTAACAGACTAAAGGAGTGAGGACCCTTTATTGCATTTGTTACAATGATGGGAAAGAAAAGATTGCAAGAGAACAGGAAATCTAATGACTAACTCTCGTGCACCTAGGGGAGTTTACCTCCTAAATGCCGAGAAGCTTACTACAAGCCTAGTGATTTACATACAGAGACCTTGCGACATTCTTTTAGCTGCGACGTCCCGCATGAATGACCCCATTTTGAGGGCAGCACGAAGCTTGCACCATCTTGCTTTTGGTGCTCGAATCTGGGACACATGGACACCGAAATTTggatgagaagaaaaaatgccTACATCCCCTTCATTATCTGCAGTGAAGATGAAGGCATTGCCTGGCCCCCATGTTGAATTGCCAGGAGACCAGGTTGATGTTTGGACATCAGACATGTCCCCAGCACTTAATTGCGTGCTTGTCAGAACTGGCCAACCATTTGGAGACCAACTGTTTTCCCCATTGTAGGGAAGGGGGAAAAAATCTGTAAACTTGAAGCTGTTCCGAAACACTTGAGGGAGTGCTTCCACTTGATGACTAGTCTGAGATACGGACACTTCTAATGGACTGCCGCTTTCTGCATATCCATATGATGTTGAACTAGGTGAGTTGTAGAAATCCATCCGCACTTCTTGCTGATCTGCACAAAACATCTCAGAAAAATGAGAAGTGTGAACTTGGAAGCACTGATTTCAGAGACAATTATGGCAATTGCAAGCTCATATACCTTGGCGTGCGACTGGGAATTCAAGTTGCTGCAGAGCTAGATTTGGATCATTAAATGGCCCAGCCTGCAGGGTTGTGAAGGACCTTGAGGGGCCAAAGAGAGCAGTAGCATCCATCTGGATGAAGCTGTCCAAATTCTCATAAGCTTGCCGCTTGATGTTTTCCACCAAGACCTACCAGATTTAACAAAGAAATTGATCAATCACATGGAAAATAGAAACAATGGACATTTCAAGAAGGGGCTGTCTGTTCCAATCAATGAATCAATCTAGAGTGTCTAAATTGAAGGATTGCCACGAATCCCATGGTCTTATGCACCACTTACTTTTTGAGGAGGGGTGAGATTATGCAGGGGTTCGTAGTTATGGCCATCAAACATTGCTCCTACAACTTGGTAGACGGAATCGAAGAGCAGGCCGATGCTTTGTCCAGCATCAAAGTAACTATAGAACTTGCTATCATCTACAACACAGGTGGTAGCATGCCTGATGATGGTATCCCATGTCCTCTTTGAGATACCACATCCAAGTACCTGCAATCCCATGGTTGTGATGGATTCATTAGGTCAAATACTCGTAAAACCTTGAACAgcttaataaaagaaataagggTATGAAAAAAAGGAGATTCTCTTACATTGCGCAGCTTTGTTGGATCGATCATATACAATCGCAGAAAGTCCTGGACGGATTTAACTCCATCATTTGCCAACCGCTTATGGAATGCACCATCTTTTGCTATCTTTTCCAATCGCCATATTTCATCACGGAAGTGTGGAGGGTGATGTTTCTGATACGCTGGAT is drawn from Populus nigra chromosome 5, ddPopNigr1.1, whole genome shotgun sequence and contains these coding sequences:
- the LOC133694240 gene encoding calmodulin-binding protein 60 B, encoding MSSKRDFQFADGGDGIAMGAPAAQESKRFKNAVSDVMGRFSVTDLVSEMEPFLRAVIRDEVQRTVQRVLQSSSRSSLNQPQTSVKRGLMLQFVNKLPSTIFTGGKIEAEDDKPVTIVLMDANTNTIVTSGPLASMKIEIVPLDADFGSHDQEDWTEAEFTARVIREREGRRPLVTGDLTITLRDGVGQLGDMVFTDNSSWQRSRKFRLGARPVQKVSDETRIREGRSEAFVVKDHRGESYQKHHPPHFRDEIWRLEKIAKDGAFHKRLANDGVKSVQDFLRLYMIDPTKLRNVLGCGISKRTWDTIIRHATTCVVDDSKFYSYFDAGQSIGLLFDSVYQVVGAMFDGHNYEPLHNLTPPQKVLVENIKRQAYENLDSFIQMDATALFGPSRSFTTLQAGPFNDPNLALQQLEFPVARQDQQEVRMDFYNSPSSTSYGYAESGSPLEVSVSQTSHQVEALPQVFRNSFKFTDFFPLPYNGENSWSPNGWPVLTSTQLSAGDMSDVQTSTWSPGNSTWGPGNAFIFTADNEGDVGIFSSHPNFGVHVSQIRAPKARWCKLRAALKMGSFMRDVAAKRMSQGLCM